Below is a window of Planococcus rifietoensis DNA.
ACGAACGGATACGGCAGCACGAAAAATGCGGGTACATCGACATGGCCGTCGCCGAGCCAGAACCCGTACTCGATAAAATGTTCATCGAACGCCGCTTTTTCGATGACTTTGTCTTCCGGATACGGCTGGTGGATGCCGGGCAAAACGAGCGAGGAAACGTCAAAGGTTCCCCAAAACAACGCGGGCTTCATTTTTCGGGAGCGCAACGGGCCGATAAACTTCAGCTGTGCTGCGGCCGCAAAATGAAAGAGTTTGAGCCCGCGTATCGCCTGTTCCCAATTGAAGGTCAGCGGCGTGGCGTCTTCGTTGAGATTGTTCTTATACGCCATCTCCTGCGGCCTCGGGTTGATTTTCAACTCGACGCCTTTCGATGCCAGCGCTTCGAAGATCTCTTCGAAATAGGTTTTGATCGACTTGGCCGTTTCGATCAGCACAGCTTGCATATTGCCCTCGACATTGATAAGAATGCGGCTTTCGTAAATGTCCAAGTCGACTTGAAACGCCTGATCCTGATGGAACAACAAACCCGTTGTGAATCCGTTCGGCGTGATGGCGAGCGTCACATGTGCCCATTGTGGCTCCTGCTCGGCGGTTTCGAGCTTGATCTTGCCGAGGATCTGTGACAGCAAATGCAAAGTGAACTTCGTATCGGCCCATTCGGAATGCTTGATCACGTCCATTTTATTTTCCTCCTCTGGATTTCAAATCCATAAGCGTCGGCAGTTTCTATTCCTCCTTGTATTCGACATGCGTGCTGACTTTCCTATCTTTTCTTTAGAGAGA
It encodes the following:
- a CDS encoding DUF5996 family protein, with protein sequence MDVIKHSEWADTKFTLHLLSQILGKIKLETAEQEPQWAHVTLAITPNGFTTGLLFHQDQAFQVDLDIYESRILINVEGNMQAVLIETAKSIKTYFEEIFEALASKGVELKINPRPQEMAYKNNLNEDATPLTFNWEQAIRGLKLFHFAAAAQLKFIGPLRSRKMKPALFWGTFDVSSLVLPGIHQPYPEDKVIEKAAFDEHFIEYGFWLGDGHVDVPAFFVLPYPFVNKELDSERLKPADAYFEASLSEYFLMLDKVAGSPQPTRAMQEFFRSTFDILSEELGWPDCSYYFTPLDMPEQRAKK